The sequence CGTCTATATTTGTCTTAACATGATTTTTGGGGGCTAATAATAAATGCTTATGGATATTTGtctatataaaataaataattgagtAGTATTAGGCATTTGTTGCTAATTGTTCCCCTCATAGGTGCTATTTGTATTGTTGTCATCATTACTGTGAGATTATTCCATGATAAAATGAAGCTCATTTAATGTACAATGGAGATTTGAATTtggaaacaataaagtaaacaaTACAAAGTAGATCATGTTTATCTGAACATATTAACCTCGGATATCTGCGCAGCATGAGGAAGCGTAGGCGTTCCTTGGCTTCATCCAGAGAACTGGGGGGCCTGTGGAGGGACTGTGAATCCAGGCTCTGCTCCAGACGGAAGCACAATGACTGGATCTTCACCAGCAGGTCGGGTTTGTCCAGCTGGCCGATGGACAGCCAGTGGATGCCTCCGGGAAAGCACTCTGCAGATAGAGGCAGGATGAGCGGGAGGAAAAAGATAGAAGTCAGAGAGACGAGAGGTGCTACCGAAAGCTGACTGCTAGGCTACCATGTCTGGAACTGTTCTCTCATGCATCATGGGTGTCACTCCAACACTATCTACCATGATGATTGAGTCCACAGTGAGAAGGTAAATCAGTCCAGGATTATTGAAACTGTTCCTACTAATCTTGAATGCTTCAAAATAACGTATGCAAATACTGTGGTTAGTGTGAAGGCAGTCAAAGATTATTCACCTTCAATGAGTTCATGGTGTCTGACAGCCTCAGCGGTCAGGACAGATTTGCCTGAGCCAGCCATGCCGAAGACAGTGACCCAGCCAGGTTCCCTCTGGAGCCGGTAGAGTTTCTCCCTGACCCGGTTCACCAGCTCTGGTCTGCTGACAAAAACCACAGGCCTCTGGGGTACACCGCCCTCACTGAGCACCGTCTGGACTGTTAGATCAACAGAAAAGGGATTAACAGACAAACAGTAAGTggagaagaaaataacaagTATTCATCACACTTACTAACACACCATACTTTTTATATCTGAAGCTGATGTGGCAAACCACCGTGtctcacaaaacaacacacacacacacacacacacacacacacacacacacacacaacaagcagtcactacatttttttttctttccccacATTCACATACAACACAACCTTCCAAACCTCCACTTTCTCCACCCATGGCTCCCCTTTCTCACCGTAGGATGTGAAGCCATTGGAGGTGCTCCTGTACGCCTCAGGTAAAATGCGCGGTAGGTTATCATGAAGCAGATTGGCCAAATCATCATATGCCTCTTTGATCAGGGCGTTGTAGAAGGAGATATAGGCACGGTTGTCCTTCTtgagcagcagctccagcagggCCACAGCCTGATCCTTCCTGGTGGGCtagtgaaagagagagtgatATCAGCGATGAGATGTAAATCTAATAATATGCTGCTACTATTCTGAGGGTTCTAATATGAGCTGGTGAAGAATTTTAGAGGTGGtcaaacaatatataaaaatatccGAAACCCACCATCTAATACAATGAAAGcatgaaataataaattctGGTACAGCAGAGTAGGAGGTGCAAAGGCCACCATCACATCActaagacagagacagaaggtgAAGatcaaaattcaaattaatttttaacacagagaaaaactaaatctGCTCACTCATTATTAAGTCACTCTggaaaagagagcaagagagaaaaatcagCAGCAGGTGAGGGGGAAGATGAGGAGAGCTGTGTCTAGATCTTCATATCTCGGACATGgaaaacaaagagacagagtAAATCGGGAGAATGGTGACTCAGTACATGGACGGTGACAAAGTCAAAGGAGGAAAGGAGGGCAAGATTGCATTAAAATCTGATCACTAACTGATGGTGagtaaacaaaaaatatttcacaactgattaaatcttgaaaaaaaactttatctTGATCATATTTGGTGTCAAATATGTGAGTTAGTTTTGAAAAAATGGTATATCCAGCACAAATCTGTGCAGGAAGCAGaaggaaaaaacagcaaaatacaaaaaaatgtttatcataTGGACCCCAAATTATGCACATTCTCTATCATTCACCCTTCACCCTCCCATCCTGAGCAGAGGCTCACCTGGTTCTTgatcttctcctcctcatcaaCGGTCAGCACATCATCACTGATCATGTGATCCATCAGGTAGGAGGGCTTGATGTCCTGTTCTAGTCTGTGGCGAAAGCGCAGCAGACAACTCCGTGCCCCTTCCTCCAGCGCCATGTCTGCTTAACACACCAACCATGCAGGATACTGTTGCACTGCAAATGAATGAAGGAGATACATAGAAGTTTGAAATCAGCCTCACAATTGAAGATGATTGTTGAACATCTGTTCCCGTTCATCCCTTGTTTTGGGGGACCTAAGACACAGACCATGTAGATGCAATGTACCCCAGGTTTCTCTCTCCGTCCcatcatttcctgtcacatCTCTACTGTCTACTGTTTAATAAGTCAAGCCCTAACCATGAAAATACAGGTGACATggttagttgattaatcaaccaACAGAAAATGACTCAGCAACTATTTAATAAAGCAAATATTATACTAATCTCCTTATTGTTTTAAGTAATTTCTAAAGCAGAGATGCCAAACATCcaatggttccagcttcttaaacatGATGATTTTCTGCTAGATATCATAAACAAAATATCTTTGGGTATTGGACAGTtggtttaaaattaaataaacaaaataatatttaataaacaatttgaagacatcacattgCGCTCTAGGACATTGTTACAGGCATTTCACTGTCTGAGAGTTTAGGGAACatacaattaatcagttaattgagagAGTATCTGTCATAATAATTGTTAATTGGAGCCCTACACGAAAAACAGCTCAaagtacagacagtacacatcggccatatactgtattttaaccAGTGAAAGTACAAAAAGAAGAACAGGAACAGGAAGATcctaaaagtgaaattaaaaggGCTCATCAGCTGTTCACAGAGCCCTGACTACGTTAAAACCCTACAATACAGAGGTGTGAACTAATACAGTGTCAGCAGTCTCCATAATATTTAGTTTAAACTAATAAAGCCAAAGTTGAGGTAGCTTATCAACCTGTTTACTATCAAGATTAACTCCTTCTTCACAGCAACAAAATGGTGCGTGACCACAAGCAGCTACTTTTTAACAGCTTTCAGTCAATGTGAAAGTGAATGTATACAGATACTGTGCGTCAAGGTTAAAGTAAATTTACCTTGCATCATTTATCGCGAGTTTTTATCTTATCACTCAAACATTTCAATACTTGTCTCGACAAGTTCCCTGACTTTGACCTACtgtaaaacagaacaaagacaCCGGCGGATACTTACGAATATCTCCTTTTCTTTAACGAGGAAGTTATCTGTTGATCTATATGTGGTTGTAAGGTGAAGTCGCTTTGTAAATAATCCAGTGAGTCAAACAAAAACGTATTTCTCTGTGCTAACGTTACACTACTACACACCCAAATTTGAAAGAAGAGAGCTTCCTGCTtcataacaaaaacaactgcCCCGGTGTAGTGTGAGACAGCCAATTGCGTGGCGAGGTTTAAACCATGTGACTGATGAGGTCATGCGCTGAACAAAACTGTCACTGGGCAAACTGATGCTGCATATAAGGACCACGCATCTGCTCGTAAATATGCGGGTTCACTTATTTAAATTCCTTTTGTCTCAgtcaatataaataaaacaattatatCTGTGTGAAGATTTGAATTCTACTggtgggttgttgtttttttttataaaatcgAGCGCCACAGAGGTATTTTGCACTTTTGGCGCAGATAAACAAGAGAAATGCTTATCACTTTCGTAATTAATTAATCTGTAATGAATTTAACCAAATTATTTTGTGTACAGCACTTTTCTCACAAATTCTTGACATATATTTAATGCTGCCAGCCTTCTAAATATTACATCTCAACAAATTTTgtgtatgcatttgtgtttgcaATTGCTAATTGCAAGATTTCCGGACTGCACCTAAAGGTAACAGTATTGCCTGGTGACAGCAAGAGATGAGCGCATGTTGTTTATTCAACAATAGTGTTGCACTGATAATGCAATTATAAGTGGCTGTAAATAGACTGTAGTATGATGTAAACAAATCAGCTTGTTGCTGAACCTGCAAAGTAACAATTATTTCTATATATACCTTATTTGTATgacactttggacaaaagcatatgccaaattaataaatgtaaatatattatgCTTTATGTATCtacatgtaaataataataataacaattataacaataataataataataatgacaatttCTTGAATAAGTTAACAGAAGAGCTGTCTTTGTTTATACCCatttttcagattatttttCGATGTAAACATCATTTGCCATaatatttttgaccatttttttgTTCCTCCATCTATGATGTTGTACAATCCTACATGGCCACTGACAAGCCAACATACAATATGTCTAATACTGACTTCAGAGTACCTCAAGTCTGTCCCAAAATATATTAAGACATGCtcaattttgtgtttctttttgaagttttattatattaacagtggtacagaagaaaagaacaacaactTCCCACATTTTTCGTGTAAACTTTTGTAAAAGAACAtaactgcttttctttgtgcatTTCTTTGGGTCCACTTTGGACACGAAATCACTTGGGAGTTCAGCACCTTTCATTTCTCCACGGGTTCTAACAGCCAAAACAGCAATACTGTAACAACTGCAGTACCTCAAAATGTAACAAACATAGCAACTAAACCAATATAACAAATATTCCACAGGCAGAGAATaagtaaaaatactgaacatACATGTGACAAGTACTCTAACAAATTGCTcaagtaaaaactaaaatgacaaaacccCAACACAAAGCTACTCATGCAGACAACAGTTATTACTTCCTTTGAGaagtcaaaatgcaaaacatttaaagttgtgttttatttttctgctatGAAGTAATATCAGTGgatcaaaagtttaaaaatacagattgtTTTTCTGGCTGATGAAAAAGTTAAACAATCAAAGGACTAAGTCCAAGGGATAAGGGCTATCTCATGTCTTACATTAATGTCTTTAAAAGGTGGCACTTGCTATTGTCAATGTTCCTTAACTATAGTTTCAGCGCACTATATAGTAAACTATACAaaactttaaacatttaacagtgATAAATAATGTTATTATGTTATATGTAAAGAATCTGAAATGCTACTCTGCTACTTTTCTAAATATATGAATTTTATTCCTCTTTGCTTCATAAAGCTCACTGTATGTAACAGACATACTAAGGTTTTGCCCTTTTTCCCCCATATGGACTCCCTCCTAATAAAAGAAGTACAAACTTTGATTAGAAATGAACCTAGTCAGTCACCATTAGGTTCAGACATTGATCTTTTTAACACTGGTTTTCCTGTTTGAAGTGATGATTGTTCATCGGAGAGTGGATTTTAGGGCCTTTATCTCAACGGGTGCAGGTCACATGAAATGTTGACCACACGCCTACACTGCAGTGCCTTTCACTGCTGAATGTAGtgataaaaactacatttataaTACGTTGAGGGTAACTGAAACTATTGGAGTACAGTGGCCGAGCCGAGCAGGAGAGCTGCCTTAGCTATTTTTGTACGTCCTTAGCTTCAGCTGCTGTATATCTACTAGCAAAAAGACTCTCTAGACTGCATGAGCCAaatttttgttttaacttgtgGTGACAGAGTCCTGGGTGGTGTCCTGAGGAGGGTTTGTTGCTGGTGGGCTGCTGCTGAACATCAGCTTCCTGATGATATCCGCGTAGAAAGGTCCATAGACAGTCTTGTTGTAGTTGACCAGGGAGATGAACTTTGCTCCCATCAATGCTAGTTCAGGTTTTATGGCAGTCAAGCCAGCTGGTACTTGTTCAAGTTTGGCCTGAGATTTAGGGTCACAGATGAGTGTCATGAAGTACTGCTGCACACGGTCCTCtgcagagaaaggaagagagtgagagagggctAATAACTTAATATTTCACACATGCAATGCGttaaatgacatgaaaacatctttattgTATAGCACAAGGCTCAAATGAGTCACTCCTGCTCGCTCCATCTTACCAACTAAAGTGCGGATGGGGTTGTCCTTCTGGGTGATGCTACAGATCTGGCCTGTGAGGGTGGCCTGCAGTGCCGGGGTCAGCGTAGGGTAGTTCCTCTCAGTTAAAGACTTGTTGAGCTCACAGCAGATCTGAGCACTGACGCCCTCTAGTGCCTCTTCCATTTTAAAGTGTCTACagataaaaagagaagagagttCTGGGTTGAGCTTCCATTTCAGGCTGCACACGTATAACCTTCTAGTGTGATAAACAGTtgtatgtttaaataaagtctGTGGATTTAAGATAGAAAAAGGTGAACTGACGGGCTGTGCATCCCATCCAGCAGCACACTAGTCATCTTCTTCAGCCGGTCAGACAGGGAAGACAGGCCCTGGATAGGCCCTCCGATAGTGCTGTAGACGATGAGCAGCACTTCATTCACTGCCTGACACCTCTGGAGCTGCCGCTGAATCTCTCGGAGACGTGTCTCATCTGTCATCCAGGTCTAACCAGGAAACCAGAATATAGAGTTAATGCAATTGAGATATGTGCATCAGTTAGATTAACTAATTTATCTTCATCAGAACTTCATAGTAACCAGGAGACATGATATAAAGAAAATGCTATCAGTTaagttgcatgtgtgtgttatcatGTTTTTTACAGAATAGGACCCCTAAATCCGCCAAAAACATTGCACTcaaccaaagacaaaaaaataaatatgtgtatttcaCATATAATAAGcacagaaatactcaagttagcaaatctctctctcagttACAAACATAAATGCAACACATACTCACCTCAGGCAATGGGCCCTTATCAGAGTCCCATGTGAGGATGTGGAGGAAGGCAGCATTGAGGACCTGGAAGGGCCCCGGCACCGCTCGCTGCCCTTTCCCCTGACCATTAGTCTGCTCTGCGGGGATGGTGGCAGACTGCAGCTCTTCCAGAGCGGATTTGATCCAGGCGGTTGTGTGGTCCAAAGCACCTGAAGAGGTTTATCACAGTGACACTGGTTGAGTCATTTGTTCTTCATTCAGATTTAATTGTAAAGATTGTTTTCATCCCATAAGTAAATATTTCCTTTCCAGCACACAAGTCCCGAcaagtatttttatgtgtgaattCTGGAACAAACCTTATATTCTTTCATTTAGTCAGGACATCCAACTCACCAGGTGTTTTTTCCAGGATGCTCTGGAACTTTTCCCTCTCATATTCAACACTGTGCCTCTGCAGCACAGGCCTCAGATTATCGATGGTAAAGTTGACCATGTCCGCCTTCATTAGGTCCAACACACGGAAGATCTCTCTattgtgtaaaagaaataaaagccGTTGTAATTTACTTTCTTCTTATATTATTGCTAAATAAGAAAGCTCACAGCATTCATGTATTCTCTCAGACAAACAGCTTTAAACCACAAGTGTGCAAATGTTCGAGGTCACACATTAAGAGATCAGCAGTGAAGAGACAACAACATGGCAGCAAAGATTCTGCAGATCTTTATATCTTACCTGAACAGTGTCACAATATTATCTGTGCTGTCCCGGAGCTTCTTGATTTCCTCATCCCTGACTGGTGCACACATCTTGCCCATGGTGGTGATGATGTAAGAGGCAAGCCCCTGTATGTCTACAGCGTCGTTGTCAGCCTGCTGACGAATCAGGTCCATATCCAGCACCTCCATGATCTGGGTCCTTATCCGATTGGCACCCGGGTTAAGGAATGACAGTAAGGTCTGTCCAATGAggaaaatgtttgtcattttattgaaGCATTATTTAATTCATCATGTGAGGTGATgcagataaagaaaagcagagaataTGGATCACGCAAAAGGTGCTGCAAAGAAACATCAGGAAAATGTTCCTTAATTTTGTACAGTCAGAGGAAAAAAGTCATTTCTATAAACGCAGAGAAGCTGTAAAtatcagactgtgtgtgtgctgacctCTCTGATTTCCTCCAACAGTCTGATGGCTTGCCCATACTCAGGCGGGTCGTCATTCAGCTCAGACTCCAGGATGTCCCAGAACGCTTTGTGGACATTTTCTCTAACCATCTTccataaactaaaaaaaaagaaatggcgGATTTTGCTTAGCTGAGTATATGATCTGTCAGGAGTAATGGCCATTTATGAAATGGGCTTTGATCGATTTGTGGCTTTGTTCTCCCATCTCTCCAAACATTGAAGGACAAAACTCAGTGCTGTTTGGCAGGGATGGTGCACAAAGGACTAAATGATCATGACATACattatcttaaaaaataaaatgtctccCTTACTGCTGAGTATGGAAAATAATTTTGGAACTGATGATAAATTACAGAATCTATCTtatctgcagctgtctgtctcctcACTCTTTCCCTAAAGaaattctttttctctcctcccctcatcTGTCAGTCTGGCCTCTTCATTCTTTTGCTGAGTTCATGTTGTGCTAAAggtaaacaaagacagacaatgAATACAGGAGAAAAGACAAATTCTTCTATATCTGTCTCTTTACTGTGAAAAGGAACTGATAAAATTCAATCCAGATCCAAAGAGATGTATTTGATCAGAAGTTGGGACTTATGCTACCTGTGTTTATTAGATATGAAAATATACcctctttttttgtcaatttattCAATAATTTGTCACTGTTTTTGACCAATTCACTTACTTTTTGAGGCACGGGTAAAAGTAAATGAGTAAAGATTTATTTAGAAGGCACTTTTCAAGTAACGGCATCTCTTTGAATTTCTTTAAGTTGTCTCATGTTCCTTTCAAACTAACATATTGTTAGTTGCCAGAAGCTTTTACAGCGTTCAAATTCAGCTTTTGCCAAATGGCATTTGGGTTTGTAATCACGGTAACTAAGTTTTTATATGAGGTGTATGCATAATTTTGTCATCACAATAAAACTTGACAGAGCATAGATCAAATAAATAGCCCTCTCTGACTATTAATCCAGTTTATTCCACATTgctgttatttttctatttttgtaaaAACCCTTACCTGACAAACTGGTATTTAGGTTTACTAATATACTACAAAACATGATAAAGTCGCAGAGAAATGGAGACACAGGATCTTGTTTTATGCAGCTGATATACCTGTTCTGTGGTAGGCTGTCTGGCTCCAGCTGGAATTTGCGATTCATAATGATCTCATGGGCAAAGCTGAGATTGAAGAGGTCTCTGGCAGACTCCATGACTTCATCTAGGGTTACGGTTTTGGGTGGGCTCGCTGTAGGAAACAAATATTGAGTTGTAAGTAGACAAAAAAAGTGGGAACATAAAATTGACTGACGTTCCATTATGATAGTAGCGGTGTTGGTTATTCTTGGAATGTGATTTCAGACATGTAGGTCACACTCAATTGGTTTGCCTAGTCCTGGGCTTAGATGTCTTAAAATATTATCAGCACTAACACAATGGTAGCATGAATATTCTTTTCTGAGACATTGCAGAAGCCAAACCAACTGGTAGGCCTTTCCTGAGAAAGGAAGACAAACAtggacacaaaaatgaaaacaatatgtCAGGTATTGTTCAGTGAGAAAAACATGAGAGGGAAAACTCACAGGAGGGCGTGCAATGCTTGCTAGAGCAGTCGCTGGTGAAGCTTTCACGGGAGCAGTCCAGGTCACTGGTGGAGGTCATGCTGTCACAGCGCTCTGATGACGATTCTACATCACTGCCTTGATCTTCACCGCTGGATGTGGACACGGGTCGCTCATCATTTAGAGGCATCTTGGGTTACAGCTGCACATGAGAAGTTGGATAACACCCACATCTAAATATAACTTTTACAGATAGCCTGTGGACTTCCTATCACATTATCTAACTCGACCTGTTCTAAAAGTTGCAAGTTAATGAGTATTTTACTACTTTCAAGGGATCTTGGAAGAAACAGGTTAAGACTTTAACTGGAAAGTTTGTCATTCCTTCGTTGTTTAGATCTTCAGTAGGAGATGAAAGCCATAGACAAGGTAGAGAAGTTCAAATatattgagagatggactaaagcattgttgacagtaaaaaaactgtgtgttacctgtgtgtttgtgtgagagagagagagagtgcgaATGAGAGAGACAGGGGGAGCATTGACTTTTCACTTTAGTGATAGTTGTTGTCGTCAAGGCAGTTAACAGAGTGTAACAAAAACACCAGTCACGCTCAGTAAAACAGCTGGTGGGCCagtcaccatggaaacagacATAGCTGCCTTGTTGTACTCTTCTGAGTATCAacatgttattaaacttatGGGAGCAAATGAGGTCATTTGTTGGGAAAACTCTTGATGACTCAACACGTGCTGACTGCCACGGGACAAAGCCAGGACACAAACAAGACTCATTTCCACCAAaggtttaaacaaacatttgtatTCCTTGTGGATAAAAGGGACTCTTTGTCCAGGCTTATTTGAGATCAATTGTGTCTCCAGGGTAACATGGGACAACAGAGGGTTTCTCAACTGTCAGAAAGATCCTGTTACACCTGTCCATGTgttgtctctctcacacacaaatagaaataCATTAGCATAAGAAAGAAAGGTACAAATTAAGAAAAATTCAAGTTACAGCTGAACCCAGTGAACTCAGTATTGAAGTTGTGTGCATGTACCTAtcataaaaacaccaaactgTATCTTGATTACTGTAACAATTGAGCAGGTGTCAGTCTTTCTAACATTATCTAAGACATACACGCTGGCAGGGTGACCCTTGGGTGTTCCTGTTCCTGCTTGCGGTTATCTGCGGCCAAAAATGAACGCACACTCCCTCGCTGCTCTTTTTGGTTTAAAGATAGCACAGGAGGGGTGAGGGTGGGTGTCGGaggggggagtgtgtgtgtgtgtgtgtgtgtgtgtgtgtgtgtgtgtggggggggggggggggggggaacgtGACTTCCACATACCCCCGCTGTGTCCAAAACTCATTCATTACATCATTTGCCTGACCGGACAGCTAGGTCACAGCAAAGCAGCAGGCCAATTTTCAGAGATTATCTAGAGTGATGGGTGCAAGGCAGTCCAGAAAACTGATGACGGATTAGGCCCACTCTATCATCTGCTGCTTCTTAATGCTGTCTGACTGTAATAAAATGCATTAGTTTGTTGTGACAAACCCATacagcaaaatgacaaaaataaaaaaacatgtttagagATTGAATTACtgatttatacatttaataaCACTGACTGTACATTGTAGACAGATACAGCACTGGAAAGCTATGTGCTCATAACAACACATCTGAAATAATATCCATACATCTTGGCCAGATGTTTTGGATCTGTGTcatatgaacaaaacaaaacgtgAGGGAATACAATATGTACTGTTACAGTAACTCCTTCAGAAACAAAGAGTCGTCAGGGATCCAGATTTGACTGCAGcataatgtaaacaaaacagtgGATCAGGGAGGCTGGGCTAAGCACCCAGGGATTCTCCTTATTGGCTGCa is a genomic window of Thunnus albacares chromosome 23, fThuAlb1.1, whole genome shotgun sequence containing:
- the tcp11l2 gene encoding T-complex protein 11-like protein 2 isoform X2; this translates as MVRENVHKAFWDILESELNDDPPEYGQAIRLLEEIRETLLSFLNPGANRIRTQIMEVLDMDLIRQQADNDAVDIQGLASYIITTMGKMCAPVRDEEIKKLRDSTDNIVTLFREIFRVLDLMKADMVNFTIDNLRPVLQRHSVEYEREKFQSILEKTPGALDHTTAWIKSALEELQSATIPAEQTNGQGKGQRAVPGPFQVLNAAFLHILTWDSDKGPLPETWMTDETRLREIQRQLQRCQAVNEVLLIVYSTIGGPIQGLSSLSDRLKKMTSVLLDGMHSPHFKMEEALEGVSAQICCELNKSLTERNYPTLTPALQATLTGQICSITQKDNPIRTLVEDRVQQYFMTLICDPKSQAKLEQVPAGLTAIKPELALMGAKFISLVNYNKTVYGPFYADIIRKLMFSSSPPATNPPQDTTQDSVTTS
- the tcp11l2 gene encoding T-complex protein 11-like protein 2 isoform X1, whose product is MPLNDERPVSTSSGEDQGSDVESSSERCDSMTSTSDLDCSRESFTSDCSSKHCTPSSSPPKTVTLDEVMESARDLFNLSFAHEIIMNRKFQLEPDSLPQNSLWKMVRENVHKAFWDILESELNDDPPEYGQAIRLLEEIRETLLSFLNPGANRIRTQIMEVLDMDLIRQQADNDAVDIQGLASYIITTMGKMCAPVRDEEIKKLRDSTDNIVTLFREIFRVLDLMKADMVNFTIDNLRPVLQRHSVEYEREKFQSILEKTPGALDHTTAWIKSALEELQSATIPAEQTNGQGKGQRAVPGPFQVLNAAFLHILTWDSDKGPLPETWMTDETRLREIQRQLQRCQAVNEVLLIVYSTIGGPIQGLSSLSDRLKKMTSVLLDGMHSPHFKMEEALEGVSAQICCELNKSLTERNYPTLTPALQATLTGQICSITQKDNPIRTLVEDRVQQYFMTLICDPKSQAKLEQVPAGLTAIKPELALMGAKFISLVNYNKTVYGPFYADIIRKLMFSSSPPATNPPQDTTQDSVTTS